GTAAACGGCGAATGGCCCTGAGTGTCGAGCCAGGGGTGAAAGTGGTCGCTCATCTCGACGAAGTCGAAGCCGGCCTGTTCGGCCCGGACAGCCTGACGGATCAGTTCCTGCGGCCCGAACGCCTCGGTGGCGAGTTTGTAGCCGATCTGCATCTGGCGCCTCCCCGGTAGTCGAATCGCCTGGTGAGCGACACCATCTGGTATCTCCGGCGCTGCTCGATATCGGCATACCCGGTGGCCATCGACCTATTCATGGTCGCCTCGGGCGGGGACCCGTGGCCGCCGGCTCACGGCAAGGCCCGCATCGGGTAGGCATCGGTGACCGGGGCCAGCGTGGGAATCTCCGACCAGCCGGACCAGCCGCTGTCGAGCACGATCTCGCCGCCGGTGTGGCGCAGCATCGTCTCGGTGTCGAGCAGCACGACCGCCTCCGCCGGGTACGCCCGCAGCAAGGCGAGCGCCGCGTCGACGACCTCGTACGCCTCGCGGTCGGCGTGTCCGGGTGGGTCGTCGATCGCTCGTACCTGGAACAGCACGCCCAGCCGGGGCTGGTCGACGCCGGCGTGCTGGCCGGACTCGATGTCTTCCGGGTCGTCGGCCTGCCACGCGGTCGCGGTCAGGGTGTCGCCTCGGGCGAGGCCGAACCGGGTACGGTCGGCGCCGAGCAG
The sequence above is a segment of the Solwaraspora sp. WMMD406 genome. Coding sequences within it:
- a CDS encoding SitI3 family protein, with protein sequence MADDYWLHSAADVTPEQALSLLAHLLGADRTRFGLARGDTLTATAWQADDPEDIESGQHAGVDQPRLGVLFQVRAIDDPPGHADREAYEVVDAALALLRAYPAEAVVLLDTETMLRHTGGEIVLDSGWSGWSEIPTLAPVTDAYPMRALP